A single Paenibacillus sp. FSL R5-0517 DNA region contains:
- a CDS encoding diguanylate cyclase → MNPLVWYDLFLFVLLFGVGVYVFATVRITNLHKVYFLFHGLMMLWPFCQFASTLTDDSGLQLFYVTLSFVAVSLLGSGWLLLTIFITGYAERLSAKGTFLLFVPAVIGAIGVVANPWNEFVIPLEGGYIERAYGPWFWVVMVILVSYFLASLVVLFRAVYSSQTSAMIKKQVRITLWGILVLAVFATIDAILNVVLARWLPIIPGMTSLGIFMSDLFFVYVIKRYNVFDLVSIAHEDVINTIPYGILVLDENEVIVEANKASRSFMDLHVGDSFDMEVFLESVQVVGSCREFVNHYKKKENTLSHIEVIVERDSSIRHYILQSSPIVDSALVPIGHILTFQDVSQERFYVKEMNRQNETLQERNQALDLIRQELSEANRKLEELALTDSLTNCYNRRYLTQHLNHEVITNIQYKTPFSLLLLDIDYFKAINDRYGHVIGDEVLVHTAEAVKQSIRSTDILTRYGGEEFMIYLPHTEHDLANQIAERVRTAVESNRIMVDHEIMQVSITISIGILSFEDFEVEHVPDNPEGYLTQLFAAVDKALYQAKQNGRNRVEFAEFEREVI, encoded by the coding sequence GTGAACCCATTAGTATGGTATGATCTCTTTTTATTCGTCCTATTGTTCGGTGTAGGTGTATATGTGTTTGCTACGGTTAGAATTACGAACTTACATAAGGTGTACTTTTTGTTTCACGGGTTGATGATGCTCTGGCCTTTCTGTCAATTTGCCAGTACGCTTACGGATGATTCTGGTCTGCAGTTGTTCTATGTTACGTTGTCTTTCGTTGCAGTCTCTCTGCTTGGGAGCGGGTGGCTTCTACTGACGATCTTTATTACCGGTTACGCGGAGCGGTTGAGTGCAAAAGGCACTTTCCTGCTATTTGTCCCTGCGGTGATCGGGGCTATAGGTGTAGTCGCAAATCCATGGAACGAGTTCGTCATTCCCCTGGAGGGCGGGTACATCGAGCGGGCTTACGGCCCTTGGTTCTGGGTTGTGATGGTTATTCTGGTGAGCTATTTCTTGGCTTCCCTCGTCGTTCTGTTCCGGGCGGTGTATTCATCGCAGACGTCTGCCATGATCAAAAAACAGGTACGGATCACCCTATGGGGTATCTTGGTGTTGGCTGTTTTTGCAACAATCGATGCGATTCTGAATGTCGTTCTAGCCCGCTGGTTGCCGATCATTCCTGGCATGACATCGCTGGGGATCTTTATGTCAGACCTGTTCTTCGTCTATGTGATCAAAAGATACAATGTGTTCGATCTGGTCTCCATCGCGCATGAGGACGTGATCAATACGATTCCATATGGCATCCTGGTACTGGATGAGAATGAAGTCATTGTTGAAGCGAACAAAGCCTCACGATCCTTTATGGATCTGCATGTAGGGGATTCTTTTGATATGGAGGTATTTCTGGAGTCTGTTCAAGTTGTGGGCAGCTGTCGGGAGTTCGTGAATCATTATAAGAAAAAAGAAAATACCCTCTCTCATATTGAAGTGATCGTGGAGCGGGACAGCAGCATTCGGCACTATATTCTGCAATCGTCTCCGATTGTGGATTCGGCTCTTGTGCCGATCGGTCATATCCTTACGTTCCAAGATGTCTCACAGGAGCGCTTCTATGTAAAAGAGATGAATCGCCAGAACGAGACGCTTCAGGAGCGTAATCAGGCGCTAGACTTGATCCGTCAGGAGTTATCCGAGGCCAATCGCAAACTGGAGGAACTCGCGCTGACGGACAGTTTAACCAACTGTTACAACCGCCGTTATCTGACCCAACATCTGAATCATGAGGTCATTACCAATATTCAATACAAAACACCATTTTCACTCCTGCTGCTCGATATCGACTACTTCAAAGCGATCAATGATCGCTACGGACATGTCATCGGTGATGAAGTGCTCGTCCACACGGCGGAGGCGGTCAAACAATCCATACGCAGTACTGATATTCTGACGCGTTATGGCGGGGAGGAGTTCATGATCTACCTTCCGCATACGGAGCATGATTTGGCAAATCAAATCGCAGAGCGCGTGAGAACAGCTGTGGAGTCTAACCGCATTATGGTGGATCACGAGATTATGCAGGTGTCGATTACGATTAGTATTGGTATTCTGTCCTTTGAGGACTTTGAAGTGGAGCATGTGCCGGACAATCCGGAGGGGTATTTGACCCAGCTATTCGCTGCGGTGGATAAGGCACTGTATCAGGCGAAGCAGAATGGGCGGAACAGAGTGGAGTTTGCGGAGTTTGAGCGGGAAGTTATTTGA
- a CDS encoding AAC(3) family N-acetyltransferase — MYTKESLMQQLEQLGLDRQGTLLMHSSMKSVGEVEGGADTVLDAVSDYMEDGLLVLPTHTWSTINADNPMFHVENSVCCVGILPELFRKRPGVVRSWHPTHSVAALGRDAEVFTKDDHLFDTPCARGSAWGKLLDRKATILLVGVDLKRNTFIHGVEEWVDIPGRMTDEHEMLYTVLPDGSQISVPSRRHSGLPWSEHFWKVDDVLVREGAMRKGQLGDAVVRVCDAVKTSEVITELLKENPDLFSDNEPFYSPKYEADLVGMSHEAYLRNEARYKQQLELLIAEKQIVEGER, encoded by the coding sequence ATGTACACAAAAGAAAGCTTGATGCAGCAACTGGAGCAGCTTGGTTTGGATCGCCAAGGTACGTTGCTTATGCACTCTTCAATGAAGAGTGTGGGCGAGGTTGAAGGTGGAGCAGATACGGTGTTGGATGCCGTTAGCGATTACATGGAAGACGGATTGTTGGTGCTTCCCACTCATACGTGGTCTACCATTAATGCGGATAACCCAATGTTCCACGTGGAAAATTCTGTATGCTGCGTAGGCATTCTGCCTGAGCTTTTCCGTAAACGTCCGGGCGTGGTTCGTTCGTGGCATCCTACGCACTCGGTAGCGGCACTCGGAAGAGATGCAGAGGTGTTTACGAAGGATGATCATCTCTTCGATACACCGTGTGCGAGAGGTTCAGCATGGGGGAAACTGCTGGATCGGAAAGCGACAATCTTGTTAGTGGGCGTTGACTTGAAGCGGAATACATTTATCCATGGCGTCGAAGAGTGGGTGGACATCCCTGGCAGAATGACGGACGAGCATGAGATGTTATATACGGTTTTACCGGATGGAAGCCAGATTTCAGTACCGTCCCGCAGACATAGTGGGTTGCCATGGTCGGAGCATTTCTGGAAAGTAGACGATGTGCTGGTTCGCGAAGGCGCGATGCGTAAAGGACAACTTGGGGATGCCGTTGTTAGAGTGTGCGATGCGGTTAAGACGTCAGAGGTAATTACGGAGTTGCTGAAGGAAAATCCAGACTTATTCTCAGACAATGAACCCTTTTATTCCCCTAAATATGAAGCTGATCTGGTCGGAATGAGTCATGAAGCATATCTCAGAAACGAGGCACGTTATAAGCAACAATTGGAGCTGTTGATCGCTGAGAAGCAGATCGTTGAAGGCGAACGTTGA
- the araA gene encoding L-arabinose isomerase, whose product MSAAKEFWFVVGSQHLYGEEALGEVKANAQKITDALNASGVLPYPLVLQDLAVTADKITSIMKEVNYRDEVAGVITWMHTFSPAKMWIRGTKLLQKPLLHLATQFNESIPWATIDMDFMNLNQAAHGDREYGFINARLKKQNKIVVGYWERPEVQQQVADWMDVAVAFNEGFNLKVARFGDNMRNVGVTEGDKVEAQIQFGWTVDYFGIGDLVQYVNAVTEQEIDDLIAQYKDLYEFDYGTNSKEAWEASVRVQASYEIAIKRFLDEGGYSAFTTNFEDLHGMKQLPGLAVQRLMAQGYGFAGEGDWKTAALDRLLKIMAHNENTGFMEDYTYEMAAGQEAILQSHMLEVDPTLASTKPRIIVSPLGIGDREDPARLVFDGKAGEGVVVSMADFGTHYKLLINEVSAFEPTVPAPNLPVARVLWSVKPNFQDGVRAWIENGGGHHTVVSLNLTTDQIVTYAKLVNLEYVIIK is encoded by the coding sequence ATGTCAGCAGCAAAAGAATTCTGGTTTGTGGTCGGTTCACAGCACTTGTACGGAGAAGAAGCGCTGGGCGAAGTAAAAGCTAACGCACAGAAAATTACGGATGCCCTTAATGCCAGCGGCGTACTGCCGTACCCGCTTGTATTGCAGGATCTGGCGGTAACCGCAGATAAAATCACGAGCATCATGAAAGAAGTCAACTATCGCGACGAAGTAGCAGGTGTCATCACATGGATGCATACCTTCTCCCCGGCGAAAATGTGGATTCGTGGTACAAAATTGCTGCAAAAACCTTTGCTGCACTTGGCGACTCAATTCAACGAAAGCATTCCGTGGGCAACCATCGATATGGATTTCATGAACTTGAACCAAGCGGCACATGGTGACCGCGAATATGGCTTTATTAATGCTCGTTTGAAAAAACAAAACAAAATCGTTGTTGGCTACTGGGAGCGCCCGGAAGTGCAACAACAGGTTGCAGACTGGATGGACGTAGCGGTTGCCTTTAACGAAGGCTTCAACCTCAAAGTCGCTCGCTTCGGAGATAACATGCGCAACGTTGGCGTGACCGAAGGCGATAAAGTGGAAGCACAGATCCAATTCGGATGGACGGTTGATTACTTCGGCATTGGCGACCTCGTGCAATACGTGAACGCCGTAACGGAGCAGGAAATCGATGATCTGATTGCTCAGTATAAAGACCTCTACGAATTCGATTATGGTACGAACAGCAAGGAAGCTTGGGAAGCCAGTGTACGTGTGCAAGCAAGCTATGAGATTGCGATCAAACGTTTCCTGGACGAAGGTGGTTACAGTGCCTTCACGACGAACTTCGAAGATCTGCATGGCATGAAACAACTTCCGGGTCTGGCTGTGCAACGCCTGATGGCGCAAGGGTACGGATTTGCCGGTGAGGGTGACTGGAAAACAGCTGCACTGGATCGTTTGCTGAAAATCATGGCCCATAACGAGAACACGGGCTTCATGGAAGATTACACCTACGAAATGGCTGCTGGACAGGAAGCAATCCTGCAATCCCACATGCTTGAAGTAGATCCTACACTGGCTAGCACGAAACCTAGAATTATCGTGTCCCCACTGGGTATTGGCGATCGCGAAGATCCCGCACGTCTTGTGTTCGATGGCAAGGCAGGCGAAGGGGTCGTGGTATCCATGGCAGACTTCGGTACCCACTACAAACTGCTGATCAATGAAGTATCTGCATTCGAGCCTACCGTTCCAGCACCTAACCTGCCGGTAGCGCGTGTATTGTGGAGCGTGAAGCCGAACTTCCAGGATGGCGTTAGAGCATGGATCGAAAATGGTGGCGGTCACCATACGGTTGTATCCTTGAACCTGACGACAGATCAGATCGTGACATATGCGAAGCTGGTGAATCTGGAGTACGTTATTATTAAGTAA